A part of Elusimicrobiota bacterium genomic DNA contains:
- a CDS encoding TrbC/VirB2 family protein, producing the protein MSKRSVVVWLLVVGFVVAVGQGSAFAYGEQIESSLGNLFNWITKVLGGAAVLGGLIFTGIRVSMHDENAFKTGLKVIGGGIIIFAAKNIVDLLQAIFK; encoded by the coding sequence ATGAGTAAAAGAAGTGTTGTTGTTTGGTTGTTGGTTGTTGGTTTTGTTGTGGCGGTTGGACAGGGTTCTGCTTTTGCCTATGGTGAACAGATTGAAAGTTCTCTTGGTAATCTTTTTAACTGGATAACGAAAGTTCTCGGTGGTGCGGCGGTGCTTGGTGGATTAATATTCACCGGAATAAGAGTTTCAATGCACGATGAAAATGCGTTCAAAACAGGACTCAAGGTTATCGGTGGAGGAATAATCATTTTTGCAGCAAAAAATATAGTTGACCTGCTACAGGCGATATTTAAATAA